From Oceanipulchritudo coccoides, the proteins below share one genomic window:
- a CDS encoding AAA family ATPase, with protein sequence MEPMNNFTPRAQQVLALARKEADRFHHNYVGTEHLLLGLINLGQGVAVNVLQKMGLDLDTVRTAVEKQVGKGPAAKPIGNISYTPRVKKVLALAGKEAKSLNHSYVGTEHILLGLLREGDGVAARVLKSLEIDIERCRDEILSELDPNFSGEPGEPSAAGPAIPGGPEDKRELKTPALKAFGRDLTELARNGDLDPVIGRKKEIRRVVQVLCRRTKNNPVLIGEAGVGKTAIVEGLALEIANGIVPEILAEKRLITLDLALMVAGTKYRGQFEERIKAVMDEIRRAKNVIIFIDELHTIVGAGAAEGAMDASNIFKPSLSRGELQCIGATTLAEYRKYIEKDSALDRRFQSVMVDAPSIEDSLAILKGIAPKYEEHHKVEYTDEALDSAVHLSERYITSRFLPDKAIDVLDESGARARINSLNRPPEIEEMAKKVEEVCALKEESISKQQFEDAAKFRDQEKQLRNQREEMIDEWKKSRAETKITVDAEDMLQVVSDWTGIPLRRMEQKESEKLLNLEKELQKIVVGQDEATVAIAKALRRSRADLKDPRRPIGSFLFMGPTGVGKTHLAKTLAESIFGDQDAIVQIDMSEYMEKFSVSRLIGSPPGYVGYDEGGQLTETVRRKPYCVVLFDEIEKAHPDVVQILLQVLEEGRLTDSLGRTVDFRNTIIIMTSNVGAHILQKNQGLGFGMDDVEDNFEKTKSKIMEEAKRVFKPEFLNRINSIIVFHQLLRPHLRKIVDIETRGIIGRLNDRNLPMVISDDAKDFLIEQGYDEKFGARPLRRAVEQFLEDPLAESLLRGELKEGETVYVSVSETGKDLHFTQKSPAAGV encoded by the coding sequence ATGGAACCCATGAACAATTTTACACCAAGAGCCCAGCAAGTGCTGGCGCTCGCACGGAAGGAAGCTGACCGCTTTCATCATAACTATGTCGGCACCGAACACCTGCTTCTCGGCCTGATCAATCTGGGCCAAGGCGTCGCTGTTAATGTTTTGCAGAAGATGGGCTTGGATCTCGACACAGTCAGGACTGCCGTCGAAAAGCAGGTTGGCAAGGGCCCAGCGGCCAAGCCGATTGGCAATATTTCTTACACACCGCGTGTCAAAAAGGTCCTGGCCCTCGCAGGCAAGGAAGCGAAGTCCTTGAATCACAGCTATGTAGGAACCGAGCATATTCTTCTCGGCCTCCTGCGGGAAGGGGACGGCGTAGCGGCCAGAGTCCTGAAAAGCCTGGAAATCGACATTGAGCGCTGCCGTGACGAAATCCTCAGCGAGCTGGATCCCAATTTTTCTGGTGAGCCTGGCGAGCCATCGGCTGCGGGCCCGGCCATTCCGGGCGGTCCCGAGGACAAACGGGAGCTTAAAACACCTGCTCTGAAGGCTTTTGGCCGTGATTTAACGGAACTGGCCCGCAACGGTGATCTGGATCCTGTTATCGGGCGAAAGAAGGAAATTCGCCGAGTTGTGCAGGTCCTTTGCCGTCGGACGAAGAATAATCCTGTCCTCATCGGTGAGGCGGGAGTTGGCAAGACAGCCATTGTCGAGGGCCTCGCCCTTGAGATTGCAAATGGCATCGTGCCGGAAATTCTGGCTGAAAAGCGCCTTATCACGCTGGATCTTGCCCTGATGGTTGCAGGAACAAAGTACCGTGGGCAGTTTGAGGAACGGATCAAGGCCGTCATGGACGAGATTCGCCGGGCCAAGAATGTGATCATTTTCATCGACGAGTTGCATACCATTGTCGGTGCGGGCGCAGCCGAGGGAGCAATGGATGCTTCCAATATTTTCAAGCCGTCTCTCAGTCGCGGCGAGTTGCAGTGCATCGGGGCGACGACTCTGGCCGAGTACAGGAAATACATCGAAAAGGATAGCGCTCTCGATAGGCGTTTCCAGAGCGTCATGGTAGATGCGCCAAGCATCGAGGACTCGTTGGCGATATTGAAGGGGATTGCTCCCAAGTATGAGGAGCACCACAAGGTTGAATACACCGATGAGGCACTTGATTCAGCCGTGCACCTTTCTGAACGCTACATCACGTCGCGGTTTCTACCTGACAAGGCGATTGATGTCCTTGACGAATCGGGTGCCAGAGCCCGGATTAATTCGCTCAACCGGCCTCCCGAAATTGAGGAGATGGCCAAAAAGGTGGAGGAAGTCTGCGCGCTTAAGGAAGAGTCGATCAGCAAGCAGCAATTTGAAGATGCCGCTAAGTTCCGCGATCAGGAGAAGCAGCTGAGAAATCAGCGTGAGGAAATGATCGACGAGTGGAAAAAATCCCGTGCGGAGACCAAAATCACTGTTGATGCGGAAGATATGCTCCAGGTTGTCAGTGACTGGACCGGCATTCCTCTCCGGCGCATGGAACAAAAGGAATCTGAAAAGCTTCTCAATCTGGAAAAGGAACTGCAGAAGATTGTCGTTGGGCAAGACGAGGCAACGGTGGCCATTGCCAAGGCCCTGCGCCGAAGCCGTGCCGACTTGAAGGACCCGCGGCGCCCGATCGGCTCGTTCCTCTTTATGGGGCCAACAGGTGTCGGAAAAACCCATCTGGCCAAGACACTGGCAGAATCAATCTTCGGTGATCAGGATGCGATCGTGCAAATCGACATGTCCGAATACATGGAGAAGTTTTCGGTCAGCCGCCTGATTGGATCGCCACCGGGATATGTCGGATATGATGAAGGCGGGCAGCTCACGGAAACAGTTCGTCGGAAGCCTTATTGCGTCGTCCTTTTTGACGAGATTGAAAAGGCCCATCCGGATGTCGTACAGATTCTCCTCCAAGTCCTTGAGGAGGGCCGTCTGACTGACAGCCTGGGACGCACTGTCGATTTCCGGAATACGATCATCATCATGACTTCCAATGTCGGGGCCCATATCCTCCAGAAAAACCAAGGCCTTGGCTTCGGAATGGATGATGTTGAAGATAACTTTGAGAAGACAAAATCCAAGATCATGGAAGAGGCAAAGCGCGTCTTCAAACCGGAGTTCCTTAACCGGATCAATTCGATCATCGTTTTCCATCAGCTTCTTCGCCCGCATCTGCGCAAAATTGTCGATATTGAGACACGCGGAATCATAGGGCGTTTGAATGACCGCAATCTCCCGATGGTCATTTCAGACGACGCGAAGGATTTTCTGATTGAACAAGGATACGATGAGAAGTTCGGGGCCCGCCCGCTGCGCCGCGCTGTGGAGCAATTCCTTGAGGATCCGCTGGCTGAATCACTGTTGCGCGGGGAACTCAAGGAAGGCGAGACGGTTTACGTCTCTGTCTCGGAGACGGGCAAGGATCTGCATTTTACGCAAAAGTCACCTGCTGCAGGGGTCTAG
- a CDS encoding alpha-E domain-containing protein has protein sequence MLSRVADSLYWMSRYVERAENISRLLDVNLQLMLDFEGLDDESLTGHWEPILSSSGETEQFQKLYTSANSRAVTEFLTFNPENPNSILSCIIGARENARMVRDQISAEMWEVINDIYHKLRKRNAESIWEQGAYEFYEELKSDSLLFQGLTDATFTHDQGYKFIQVGKYIERADQTSRIIDIKYNMLLPENDSIGGTVDIAQWMAVLRACSAFEAYHHRYVDEVQPWNVAEFLILSPNFPRSIRFCLSTLDYHMRSISLTAESQFSNQAEQLSGRLRSEMIYTSIEEIISEGLHEYIDRVQSRLIDLHKAILECYVYQPEIDIGKEIEQQQQQQQ, from the coding sequence ATGCTATCAAGAGTCGCCGATTCACTTTACTGGATGAGCCGCTATGTAGAGCGCGCCGAAAACATTTCCCGCCTTCTCGATGTAAACCTGCAACTCATGCTGGATTTTGAGGGCCTTGATGATGAGTCCCTCACTGGTCACTGGGAACCAATCCTCAGCAGCAGCGGGGAAACAGAGCAGTTTCAAAAACTTTACACTTCGGCAAACAGCCGTGCCGTTACCGAATTTCTGACCTTCAACCCGGAAAACCCCAATTCCATCCTCTCCTGCATCATAGGCGCTCGCGAAAATGCCCGCATGGTGCGGGACCAAATCTCCGCTGAAATGTGGGAAGTCATCAACGACATCTATCACAAGCTGAGGAAACGAAACGCCGAAAGTATCTGGGAACAAGGGGCATATGAATTCTACGAGGAATTAAAAAGCGATTCACTGCTATTCCAGGGATTGACCGACGCCACCTTCACTCACGATCAGGGATACAAATTCATACAGGTTGGAAAATACATTGAACGTGCTGACCAGACCTCCCGTATAATCGATATAAAATACAACATGCTCCTTCCGGAAAACGACTCGATAGGAGGAACCGTCGATATTGCCCAATGGATGGCTGTCCTCCGGGCTTGCAGCGCCTTTGAGGCATATCATCACCGGTATGTTGATGAAGTGCAGCCATGGAATGTCGCGGAATTCTTGATACTTTCCCCTAACTTTCCCCGTTCCATCCGCTTTTGCTTGAGCACGCTTGATTACCACATGCGGAGCATCTCCCTGACAGCGGAAAGCCAGTTTTCAAACCAGGCTGAGCAACTCAGTGGCAGGCTCCGGTCAGAAATGATCTACACAAGTATCGAGGAAATCATTTCGGAGGGTCTTCACGAGTATATCGACCGTGTCCAGAGCAGGCTGATCGATCTTCACAAGGCGATTCTTGAATGCTATGTCTACCAGCCCGAGATTGATATCGGGAAGGAAATTGAACAGCAGCAACAGCAACAGCAATAA